In a genomic window of Erigeron canadensis isolate Cc75 chromosome 5, C_canadensis_v1, whole genome shotgun sequence:
- the LOC122601029 gene encoding uncharacterized protein LOC122601029, giving the protein MHGSSFTYVKDNGIKKSKIDRILVSQCFLNDWPSAALTTLPRTLFDHRPLILITTKQDFGPILFRFFNSWLTKLGITEVITSCIESGHFYGKPDQILNAKFKALKSVLKASIHDQKTQENFQSSILNDQLAELDAIIDLREYTEDELSLWVEIKEKLLEFEKAKTQDYHQKSRAKWIKFGDENSSFFHNYINCRIARNRFVGLEINGS; this is encoded by the coding sequence ATGCACGGTAGTTCCTTTACCTATGTTAAGGACAATGGGATCAAGAAGAGTAAGATTGATAGAATATTGGTATCCCAATGTTTCCTAAACGATTGGCCATCCGCTGCTCTCACCACACTTCCTCGTACCCTCTTTGACCACAGACCCCTTATTCTCATCACTACAAAACAAGATTTTGGCCCCATCCTTTTCCGCTTTTTCAACTCCTGGCTAACCAAACTTGGCATAACTGAAGTCATCACTTCCTGTATCGAATCTGGACACTTTTATGGGAAGCCGGATCAAATATTAAATGCCAAATTCAAGGCATTAAAATCTGTCCTAAAAGCCTCGATACACGATCAAAAGACCCAAGAGAACTTTCAATCATCCATTCTCAATGATCAATTGGCAGAACTCGATGCTATCATTGACTTAAGAGAGTATACTGAAGACGAGTTGTCCCTTTGGGTCGAGATAAAGGAGAAATTGCTTGAATTTGAGAAAGCCAAAACTCAAGATTACCATCAAAAATCTCGAGCCAAATGGATTAAGTTCGGTGATGAAAATTCTTCTTTCTTTCATAACTACATCAACTGCAGAATTGCCAGGAACAGATTCGTAGGTCTCGAAATTAATGGATCTTAG